The sequence CGAAGGCGAGCAGCCATGCCAGGAACAGGATCAGCAGGATCTGGCTGAAGCCGCCCAGGAAGCCGATCAGGATCTGGATCAGGAGCACCGCGAAATAGGCGGATCCCAGGACCAGGAACGCCAGCAGCCAGCGGCGCTCGCGGGGCCCGATCCCGGTCGTTGGCTGATCGCTCATCCGCGGCCGCCCGCCGGAGGGCCGATGCCAGTGGCCGCCCGGACCTCGCTCATCGTCGCCTCCAGGATGGGGCGCACCTTGGCCGCACCCGCCGCAAGCACGCGCTCGACGTGACCGGGGTCCGCCGCCAGCTCCTGCCGGCGCACCCGCATCGGGCGGAACCGCTCGATGATCCGCTCCGCCAGCAGCTCCTTGGTCTCGACGCAGCCGGTGCGGGCGGTCCGCTCGCCGTCCTGGATCTGGAGGTAGTCCTCGCCGAAGAAGCGGTGCAGCTGGCAGACGTTGCAGACCTCGGGACGCCCCGGATCGGTGCGTTTGATGCGCTGCGGGTCGGTCACCATCTTCTGCACGGTGCGCCGGATCTCGTCCGGCTCGGCAAAGATCGGGATCGTGTTGCCGGCTGACTTGCTCATCTTGCGCACACCGTCGGTGCCGAGCACCACCGGCGCGTCGGTGAAGACCGCCTGGGGCTCGGGGAAGATCGGTCCGTAGCGGCGGTTGAAGGCCCGCACGATCTCGCGCGACAGCTCCAGGTGCGCCGCCTGGTCCTTGCCGATCGGCACCCGGCTGGCCTTGTAGATGACGATGTCGGCCGCCTGCAGGACCGGGTAGTCGAGCAGTCCCATGCTGTTCTCGACGCCCTCGTCGCGCTTCT is a genomic window of Chloroflexota bacterium containing:
- the trpS gene encoding tryptophan--tRNA ligase, translated to MTETTVRERVFSGIQPSGASHLGNYLGAQANYVALQDQYEAIYAIVDYHAMTTVHDGRNLRELTHEMVLDLLAVGLDPDRCALIRQSDLPEHAELAWIFNTVVPVSWVERTPTYKEKRDEGVENSMGLLDYPVLQAADIVIYKASRVPIGKDQAAHLELSREIVRAFNRRYGPIFPEPQAVFTDAPVVLGTDGVRKMSKSAGNTIPIFAEPDEIRRTVQKMVTDPQRIKRTDPGRPEVCNVCQLHRFFGEDYLQIQDGERTARTGCVETKELLAERIIERFRPMRVRRQELAADPGHVERVLAAGAAKVRPILEATMSEVRAATGIGPPAGGRG